The proteins below come from a single Candidatus Omnitrophota bacterium genomic window:
- a CDS encoding HEAT repeat domain-containing protein — translation MKKIIIKAINIAMAIVFSASSIVSAQVLDNSNTQYLRAPAAAGNVTADLTHALSAPPVETFPWWHITERKVAKYIAELSGTRDERYRAAIELGRLGKHAEPSIPYLIKVMLSDEEKGLRTASAASLGAIGIPSQEVVSALNKALEDSEYDVRVKAMRSLAALDKLTVEMKVKRYIMDMGDADPNVRANASKELYNIGYPAIPIIEARKNSNEVLAKAVDSLYWRILRGKLFDVENLMRQLEGENKAAQERASDIFFRLGNEAVPILIEALGSNKHKLRLRVSEILFRIGLIAADDLANALKEDDLYIRTYSADVLTRLGIKSAPFVIRELGNRTSNARFYVKSILLRLGPEVIPMLSDVLNIGDNSACEDAIDILEEFSKQLPERNIVLIRALGHNNWFVREQALKAIKRIGLLTKDMELFKYSKDLKDEACPGFIKQDALRGLSVLPGPGSHKIVTAFKTFDPDLGHMRENALDDLAPGVDEDKGGKSSSAGILELDKPYTLTEYNLLSVIDESIRENNGVLANTLIESKLSAELIRLCPKFLADQAGLERNHIVAIDDKMLPEGHIFNKYLLKDTAQHQALEESHGCMIRLLSQLTTDELTGRNLIIISDRRSIEGYEKALYLNVDKQRIDAGLLLAPYIGIARLLLSAREDIVIDITNALNKDNLYSMLFGRPAKEDDIRKFLIEGIYELPAPAIVNYQQAEDMHRASLAALIAA, via the coding sequence ATGAAAAAGATTATTATTAAAGCAATAAACATTGCTATGGCTATTGTTTTTTCTGCCTCGTCAATTGTTTCCGCGCAGGTTCTTGATAATAGCAATACGCAGTATTTACGCGCCCCTGCCGCGGCAGGTAATGTTACAGCGGATTTAACGCACGCGCTTTCCGCGCCGCCGGTAGAGACTTTTCCCTGGTGGCATATCACCGAGCGTAAAGTAGCAAAGTATATAGCCGAATTAAGCGGTACACGGGATGAACGTTATCGCGCGGCAATAGAGCTTGGCAGGCTTGGTAAGCATGCCGAACCTTCCATTCCGTATCTTATAAAGGTGATGCTTTCTGATGAAGAAAAAGGCCTGCGGACTGCAAGCGCGGCTTCACTTGGGGCTATTGGTATTCCTTCGCAAGAGGTTGTGTCCGCATTAAACAAGGCCTTGGAGGACAGCGAATACGATGTGCGTGTCAAGGCCATGCGTTCTTTGGCGGCATTAGATAAGCTTACCGTTGAGATGAAAGTCAAAAGATATATAATGGACATGGGTGATGCCGATCCTAATGTTCGCGCTAATGCAAGCAAAGAATTGTATAATATCGGCTACCCCGCCATTCCTATTATAGAGGCCAGGAAAAATTCGAATGAGGTTTTAGCTAAAGCCGTGGATTCATTATATTGGCGCATTCTCCGCGGCAAATTATTTGATGTAGAAAATTTGATGAGACAGTTAGAGGGTGAAAATAAGGCCGCGCAGGAAAGGGCATCTGATATATTCTTCCGGCTCGGTAATGAAGCGGTACCTATATTAATAGAGGCATTAGGTTCTAATAAGCATAAACTGCGTTTGCGGGTATCCGAGATACTTTTCCGGATAGGGCTTATCGCTGCCGATGACCTTGCAAACGCTTTAAAAGAAGACGATCTATACATAAGGACATATTCCGCTGATGTCTTAACCAGGCTTGGCATTAAGTCCGCGCCGTTTGTTATTAGAGAGCTTGGCAATCGCACAAGTAATGCGCGTTTTTATGTAAAATCAATTCTTTTAAGATTAGGCCCCGAAGTTATTCCGATGCTTTCGGATGTACTGAATATAGGTGATAATTCAGCGTGTGAAGACGCTATTGATATTCTAGAAGAGTTTTCCAAACAGCTTCCGGAAAGAAATATTGTTTTAATAAGGGCGTTAGGGCACAATAACTGGTTTGTAAGAGAGCAGGCATTGAAAGCGATTAAACGGATTGGGTTATTGACAAAAGATATGGAGCTATTCAAATACAGCAAAGACTTAAAGGATGAAGCCTGCCCGGGATTTATTAAGCAGGATGCCTTGAGAGGGTTAAGCGTTTTGCCGGGTCCTGGATCACACAAGATTGTAACGGCGTTTAAAACTTTTGATCCAGATCTGGGTCATATGCGTGAAAACGCATTAGATGACCTTGCTCCCGGAGTTGATGAAGATAAAGGCGGCAAATCCTCCTCCGCAGGTATCCTTGAACTCGACAAGCCTTATACCCTTACAGAGTACAACTTATTATCAGTCATAGATGAGTCTATACGCGAGAATAACGGTGTCCTGGCGAATACACTTATTGAGTCCAAGCTCTCGGCAGAGCTTATCAGGCTTTGCCCTAAGTTTTTAGCAGATCAGGCCGGCCTTGAAAGAAACCACATTGTTGCCATTGATGATAAGATGCTTCCCGAAGGCCATATATTCAATAAGTATCTTTTAAAAGATACGGCACAGCATCAGGCCCTGGAAGAGTCTCATGGCTGTATGATACGCTTGTTGTCCCAGCTGACAACAGATGAGTTGACAGGCAGAAACCTTATAATCATATCGGACCGCAGGAGCATAGAAGGATATGAAAAGGCCCTATATCTCAATGTTGATAAACAAAGGATAGATGCCGGACTCCTGCTCGCCCCGTATATCGGTATAGCAAGGCTTTTGCTTTCCGCAAGAGAGGACATAGTAATTGACATAACAAACGCCTTAAACAAGGACAACCTTTACAGTATGCTTTTTGGCAGGCCTGCCAAGGAAGATGATATAAGGAAATTCCTTATTGAAGGTATATATGAACTTCCGGCCCCTGCCATTGTCAATTATCAGCAGGCAGAGGACATGCACCGCGCCTCATTGGCCGCGTTGATAGCAGCTTAA